The Helianthus annuus cultivar XRQ/B chromosome 11, HanXRQr2.0-SUNRISE, whole genome shotgun sequence region GCCCCTATTTCCGGataatggttagatgattttaccagtttcgaatgtatacttacctgtaacatgtcgggtatgagtttattcgttgaccgtttgaagtgcgatttcctcttcctcatcctcaatggatcctctgtagagtttcagccgttggccattgactttgaatggtgtcccatttcgagttttaatttctactgcaccgtgtggaaaaacatgggtgactgaaaaaggtcccgaccacctagattttaacttaccaggaaacaatcgaagtcgcgaattgaacaatagaacttggtctccaacccgaaattcattagatttaatatatttatcatgcaaatttttcattctttccttataaatttcggagttagaatatgcataattcctaagttcttctaattcatttatttgacaaaatcgattcctaccggcaacttctaagtctaggtttacgtttttaattgcccagtaggctttgtgagcaatttctactggcaagtgacaactttttccatagactagtttatatggggttgtgcctatagtggttttataagcggttcgaaaagcccataaagcgtcatctagtttgtcagcccattcttttttatttatccctacggttttctcgagtattcgttttaaacctcgattagtcacttcggcttgcccatttgtttgaggatgatatgctgttgagacccggtgatagaccccatatcttgttaagattttttcgagttgatgattacaaaaatgggtacctctatcacttattaatgcctttggtgtgccgaaacgagagaacaatttttttaggaattttactactactcttccatcatttgttggaagagcttcggcctctgcccatttagacaagtaatcgaccgccacaagtatatatttgtttccttttgaaggtgggaaaggtcccatgaaatcgagtccccacacatcaaagatttcacaaacgagaatgccattttgaggcatttcgtttttggaagaaatattacccgatctttggcaggcatcacatgtctttacaaggttttgtgcatccttgtaaatggttggccagtaaaatccagaatcaaatacctttcttgcggtacttgcggcaccatgatgtcctccgtatggaccttcatgacaatgacggagtattcttcgtgcttcattaccatggacacaccttcggatgagttgatcggcacacattttgaaaagataggggtcttcccaaaagtaatgctttacatcagcaaagaatttctttctttgatgatgtggccatcctttggtgactataccgctggctaagaaattagcgtagtcggcataccatggttcttgtctgctttccatcatttccagggactccgtgggaaatttttcgttgatttgctcgtccctggttgtctccaaagctgggtcttctaagcgtgagaggtgatctgcagcagtgttttctgctcctcttttgtccttgatttcgatgtcgaattcctggaggagtagaatccaccttatcaaacggggttttgcgtcttgcttcttgaagaggtacctgatggctgcatggtctgtataaactattgttttagaaagaacaagataagaacgaaatttatcaaaagcaaataccaccgctagtaactctttttccgtagttgtataattttcttgtgcatcatttagagttttactagcataatagattgggtggaaatgtttttctttcctttgtcccaagactgctccaacagcaaagtcgcttgcatcgcacatgatttcgaaaggaaatttccaatctggcgctatcatgataggtgcattgactagcatttccttgagggtcagaaatgcttgattgcattccttgtcaaagatgaagggtgcatctttttcaagcaattttgttagaggtcttgaaattttcgaaaagtccttgataaatcttctatagaatccggcatgccctaggaaacttctgattgctcgcacggaggatggaggaggtaatcgagatatggtctcgatttttgctcgatcaacttccattccttcgcttgagattttatgtccgagtactattccctctgttaccatgaaatggcatttttcccagttaagggcgaggttagtttcctcacatcgggatagcattcgttcaagattatcgaggcattgatcatatgagtctccaaagatggaaaagtcatccatgaagacttccatggttttttcaatcatatcatggaaaatggcgaccatacaacgttggaatgttgcaggcgcattacatagaccgaatggcatgcgtcgatatgcaaaagttccgtaggggcatgtgaaagttgttttctcttggtcttctggtgctatcggtatttgaaagtaacctgaaaaaccatctaagaaacaataaaatttatgaccggataatctttctaacatttgatcaatgaagggcaaaggaaagtggtctttcctcgttgcttcatttaatctcctatagtctatacagactctccatcctgtgacggttcttgtgggtattaattcatttttctcgttagttattaccgtcatacctcctttctttgggactacatggacgggacttacccacgggctatcggagatagggtagattagtccggcgtcgagtagtttgatgacttcatttttaaccacttcttgaacattggggttcactcttcgttgtggttgaatcaccgttttgtagtcatcattcattaaaattttgtgcgtgcacatggaaggacttattcccttaatatctacaagcttccaagcgatcgcatttttgtgttttttaagtaggttaactaatttttctttttctacgctagttaatttagacgaaataattacaggtaaactactatctttgcctagaaaagcatattccaaacccttagggagttctttgagctcgatgggtgggtctttaggagacaccttattttgtggttcatctagatcaagaactttaaaagtttgttctatggctacctcttcgtcgacaaagtggtcttcctcgtggtttgtatcaggtggttcagcttcatcttcaattagggggtcattgttgccaaaaggatatttcattgagcgctcaagatctatgctccttttgaatgcccctaattgaagagttagattgttgaatttccggtttttcaaagctttgtgagtttgtacaaaaggttttcccaagactagggggcatcatctaagatgacgaagtcggttgggattaccatttgatttgtttgaaccaaaatatcttcgactacaccgattgatttcattacttttcggtcggatagaaaaatgggtatttgaagtggagtaaaatcactaatacttaatttttcaaaaatgtagttgggcattatgttaacacaaagatctttatcaatagtgacattactaataaacgaattttgaaagaaacatggaaccggtgtgatgttaatttcaaaaggatcttcttttattagcgaggtttgatcattagttaacttaacacttaccatttcttcaattttagcactagtgtttaactcttttaaaaacttagcatgaggggttattaaacaatggttttcgaaagtaggtgataagagaataatttcctctaaattagactcttcttgaattttaacattatcggactcaccattttcgttgtttaactcatgtgtctgtttttcactttcttgttcttccatttttacattctCAACTATCTTtacgttattattactttttaactcttctctcgcgcgggattcctcttcccttgcgcgagattcttttatgcaacgttcgatagttttaatgtgttctaatatcctattggtcacttcggtgagattgaaagaatttggatcctctaagcttgaatccggttgttcgatccttggttcctcatagtactcatatgaagtagatggttcacaccattgttcttcattgtaagtatatgatggataagggtcgaaactttgttcttcatagtactcatatgaggtgggttgttcacgccatggttcctcataataagagtatgaaggtggtggctcatatgttgaatcttcaaagtatgagtatgaaggctcataccttggttcatcaaaatatgagtatgaggaaggaggttcatacctttggtcttcataggatgtgtatgaagttgatggctcgtacctgggctcctcataatggttgtatgaattggatggttgatatgaagtattatattgaaccgagtgtgcattacgacaattagtgcaataattacctctataatcatcctcatcataggtgtagttgtaatctcttgagtattgatccataggaatcactcaacagactacaactgagtctcgggaccagaaaacaaaaataagacggaaacagaagctggacacggccccgtgttgaatgaacacggccccgtgttcagggactgtatctgggcgttttaattaaatttactggtcactttgagcacgggggcgtgttgagtgaacacggccccgtggtcagactctgtatctgggtatctactctaaaatatgcagcacgggggcgtgttcagtgagcacggccccgtgttcaggctactgtaaatgcaaaaactaaactaaaatgcagaaaaatgcgcgcgttttaaaaatgttttgaaaaactgattaggccgtcgattttaagctttcttaaaatccttgtgtccccggcagcggcgccaaaaacttgatgtgcgtgtagtgtaatataattttagatatatttttaagccctttttacacttttagccaagttttaaatttataaaacacgatatttactaacactaaacacacatatgggcaagtgcacccatcgtggacgtagtatagtgttggtaagataccgaggtcgtccaaggacacaagagcttttaataccggtttatcctcaacgtctaatcaaatcaaaaagttagaaaaatgttttaaactaagaaaaataaaaactaactaaatgctgaaaaataaaataaaataaaaacagatagacaagatgaatcacttggatccgacacgtgtattagtataacctttgattattttcgcacttttgcacttgtttaagagattatcttaattattgtagtaggcccctttttcggaggtgacgttaccctcaacccagtagtttgagtcagcaaggatacaatcctaaagggttggattattggaagataatgaattaagttattaatgcaaattatggtaggccccgcttttggcggtgacgttaccctcggctaagtagtctgagtcagcagggatacagtcctaaatagccgggttatagtattaatagtagttagcttatgagggggtcaaagagtttggatccccgccatccaatacctatgggcattgaaggagatcctactaaatttgacccaggtcccaagcaggacctctaaacgctgaacaagggcaagacctttaccaaaccattcccttaacccccgaccaggtagccaacatacctccatatagaccgtggagatatgaatgatgaaaatcttttattttatatagacagtaaaataacgccaagacaccacggacaaacgataaggaaagatcaccttcaacataagtaactagttattaaagtcattaatacaaaaccaaataaaaagtgcaaaagattaaaaataaaaagtattatactaaacacttgtcttcaccaagtgatgtaagagacttaggcaaacatggccttgattgtcaagaactcttacgatcaatcttggatcccgagacgactcacacactctatgatggacaatggatgatggtggtggatgatggtgttatggtggtggtgggtggtggatgaagtgtgagagaggtggtgtgccaagggatgagagagaatgaagccaagctcctctatttataggctgaacagaacgctggacacggccccgtgttcgctgaacacggccccgtgcccgtctgacattctctctcttcattaattgtaattgcgaattacaattaatgcgcctgctgtactttcaacacgcccccgtgtccgctgggcacggccccgtggtgagcaatggaagcttctactggtttgtcttttctgctgcttcctgggcacgcccccgtgttcactggacacggggcgtgttcaggctctgttctcttctctttgtcttgggagatgccgttgagggtccgggcagttcgcttttgttccttttcttgtaattatgatagaattaggggtctttttgcttcttttgtgattttgagctcatttcatcctgaaaatacaaaaggaagacaaaaacactctttttccaacattagtacttaaaaagggttagttttatgccttaattgatgtgttttatatgttgcattttacacacatcagtgtgcACATCGTGGCTCCGATCCTCGATCCCGTTCCTTTTGAGGTCATTCCCCCTGAGGATTGGCCTTTCGATGACTTGTTCGATGACGACGTAGATTTGTTTGTAGATGGTCCCCCAGTTGACGCCCAGGGCGATGGGGAGATAGATGAGGATGTTGTAGCTGTCCCACCTCCTGCTGTTCTTGTCATTGAGATATCTTCTGATTCCAGTCTGCATTCGGTTTCAGACTCATTTGAGTCTGTCACTTCTTCAGCGTTACGGGCGGCCGGATTGCAACTCTAAGCTACCGATTTTGACGACGACACCACTATGTCTGCTGCACCATCTCCTGCTCGTGACCCCATGCCTCCACACGATCCCGAGCATGTCCCCAAGCCAGACCCTATTCATTTTGATCAGCCTAATGTTGCACCTGTCGACCCTGAGCCGATTCCTGATCATGACCAGGTTTCGTTTGGACTACCTGATATCGCACCTCTTATTCAAGACCCAGTACCCGCACCTATTGATCTTCCTCTTGCTGAGCCATTTATTCCTCCACCCACATCCGCTGATGTTGCTCCTCTCCCTCCTGTAGAGTCTGATATCCACCGCACTGATTTGCCGATTATTTTCTTACAGGACATCCCTGCACCGCATCCAGGGGAAGGTACTTCGAGCCAGCACCCGAGATATGACCCTTTTGCCTCAGCAGCTTTCCCTCTGATTCCTCAGACTTCACCATTTGCTCCCTTCACTTATACATCGCTTGACGAGCCATTCCGATGGTTCCCACCGTACTCTATACCGATTTCAGACCCCTATCATCCCTCCCATTTTGTTGGCTACACACGGGATGAGTTGCTTTTGTCTTTGCAGTTACAGTTTGAGGTATTAGGTCGCAGAGTTTTGGAGCTCGAGCTGACTCCACGTCCTCCACCTTGTCCCTgtcagtctacttttgttcctccACATTTATCGTCATCTCCTTTTGCACATCCACCTGCTCCTTCTCATTTTCCGGGTGTTGATGCCCGTTCCCTGACTATCGAGCAGCAGATTAGCTTTTTGCTTCGCCGTGTGTATGAGCGCGAGGAGGAGCT contains the following coding sequences:
- the LOC110888203 gene encoding proline-rich receptor-like protein kinase PERK2, which encodes MSAAPSPARDPMPPHDPEHVPKPDPIHFDQPNVAPVDPEPIPDHDQVSFGLPDIAPLIQDPVPAPIDLPLAEPFIPPPTSADVAPLPPVESDIHRTDLPIIFLQDIPAPHPGEGTSSQHPRYDPFASAAFPLIPQTSPFAPFTYTSLDEPFRWFPPYSIPISDPYHPSHFVGYTRDELLLSLQLQFEVLGRRVLELELTPRPPPCPCQSTFVPPHLSSSPFAHPPAPSHFPGVDARSLTIEQQISFLLRRVYEREEELAHVRSLLFSPPPPPPSAQ